From Schaalia sp. ZJ405, one genomic window encodes:
- the mtrA gene encoding MtrAB system response regulator MtrA: MSSRILVVDDDVALAEMIGIVLTTEGFTVSTSADGLQALEDFHAFRPDLILLDLMLPQMDGIQVCRAIRAESDVPIVMLTARSDTNDVVAGLEAGADDYVPKPFKPKELVARVKARLRGREDAEEEHITLGDLDIDVSGHLVRRNGTTIPLTPLEFDLLVALGRAPWKVFSREELLERVWGYRHAADTRLVNVHVQRLRSKIERDPESPEIVITVRGVGYRAGIGS, from the coding sequence ATGAGTTCGCGCATCCTCGTTGTCGATGACGACGTCGCACTGGCGGAAATGATAGGTATTGTCCTCACAACCGAGGGCTTTACCGTTTCAACCAGTGCAGACGGCCTTCAAGCCCTGGAGGATTTCCATGCCTTCAGGCCAGACCTCATTCTCTTGGATCTCATGCTCCCTCAAATGGATGGGATTCAGGTATGTCGAGCGATCCGCGCAGAATCGGATGTTCCCATCGTCATGCTGACAGCCCGTTCAGACACGAATGATGTCGTAGCCGGACTTGAGGCGGGGGCTGACGACTACGTTCCCAAACCTTTCAAGCCCAAGGAGCTTGTTGCCCGCGTCAAAGCGCGTCTGCGTGGACGCGAAGATGCTGAGGAAGAACACATCACCCTGGGGGATTTGGATATCGACGTTTCCGGACACCTTGTGCGCCGGAATGGAACAACGATTCCGTTAACTCCGCTTGAGTTCGATCTGCTTGTTGCCCTGGGGCGCGCTCCGTGGAAGGTCTTTAGTCGCGAAGAACTGCTTGAGCGCGTGTGGGGATACCGTCACGCTGCGGATACTCGACTGGTGAATGTTCACGTCCAGCGCCTTCGGTCAAAGATCGAACGCGATCCGGAATCACCCGAGATCGTCATTACCGTGCGCGGAGTGGGATATCGTGCCGGAATTGGATCCTGA
- the mtrB gene encoding MtrAB system histidine kinase MtrB yields the protein MEKQARFPRWERLRSQVARTRLLRSISQLHLVRTVRSSLSLRLAVMITAVAMVIIAAFAFFVSSQLLSSTFEARRDQVLEDAARRFATAQSLFEQSTATTPDQVQEAARQSVQSIRQSAAGAGAVSVMLLRSPNASSALRINQIIDAEVVDIITDEMRDAVRSGEGAQWQSVAIPVSTDPQHTVPGILVGMETHLPRAGEHELYIVYSLQSDQAQIDMVMRILSLTVIPLIIGLPLGVFLLLYRQLRPVRSTAKAADLVSRGDLSVRVPVDGIDEMSGLATAFNDMAESLQSKINEYDELSKLQQRFVSDVSHELRTPLTTIRMADSVIWDNRQSLPQGAKRSAELLHEQTERMESMLADLLEISRYDAQSALLDVETTDLRFLIQKVIAAHDDLAERVGSPVQLHAPSYRCAAEIDSRRIERVLRNLIVNAVEHAEGTTVDVTVDATDTAVAVRVRDHGVGMSPETTSHVFDRFFRADTARARTTGGTGLGLSIALEDVALHGGTLTAWGELGKGASFLMTLPRISGEPVTSQPLILWEEDE from the coding sequence ATCGAGAAACAGGCTCGTTTCCCCCGATGGGAACGTCTTCGCTCACAGGTGGCCAGGACGCGTCTGCTACGTTCGATCTCTCAACTGCATCTCGTGCGCACGGTTCGCTCCTCGCTGTCTTTACGGCTTGCGGTGATGATCACCGCGGTGGCGATGGTGATCATCGCGGCATTTGCATTCTTTGTCTCCTCTCAGCTGCTGTCCTCAACTTTTGAGGCACGTCGCGATCAGGTACTAGAAGACGCTGCACGTCGATTCGCTACCGCGCAGTCACTATTTGAGCAGTCAACGGCAACAACCCCGGATCAAGTGCAAGAAGCTGCACGGCAGTCGGTTCAGTCGATCCGCCAATCCGCTGCAGGTGCTGGTGCCGTTTCCGTCATGCTTTTACGCTCACCGAATGCCTCGTCTGCGTTGCGAATCAATCAGATCATTGATGCTGAGGTCGTGGATATCATCACCGATGAGATGCGCGATGCGGTTCGCTCCGGTGAGGGCGCACAGTGGCAGTCGGTGGCGATCCCTGTCAGCACGGATCCGCAGCACACAGTCCCTGGAATTCTTGTGGGAATGGAAACGCACCTTCCCAGAGCTGGGGAACACGAGTTGTACATCGTGTATTCCCTTCAATCTGATCAAGCGCAGATCGACATGGTCATGCGGATTCTCTCGTTAACGGTCATTCCGTTGATCATTGGGCTTCCGCTGGGAGTCTTTTTACTTCTGTACCGTCAGCTCCGCCCGGTTCGTTCAACGGCGAAAGCAGCAGACCTGGTGTCTCGGGGAGATTTGTCAGTTCGCGTTCCGGTGGACGGCATCGACGAGATGTCGGGTTTGGCGACGGCCTTCAACGACATGGCGGAGTCTCTTCAGTCGAAAATTAACGAGTACGACGAGCTGTCCAAACTTCAACAACGATTCGTCTCCGACGTGTCGCACGAGCTGCGCACCCCGCTGACGACCATTCGCATGGCGGATTCCGTGATCTGGGACAATCGACAATCCCTCCCACAGGGGGCAAAACGGTCAGCAGAACTCCTGCACGAGCAGACCGAACGCATGGAGTCGATGCTCGCTGATCTCCTGGAAATCTCTCGCTATGACGCCCAGTCAGCGCTTCTTGACGTCGAGACCACTGACCTGCGATTTCTTATTCAGAAGGTCATCGCAGCGCATGACGATCTCGCTGAACGAGTGGGATCTCCCGTGCAGTTGCACGCACCGTCCTATCGATGCGCAGCGGAGATTGACTCCCGTCGAATCGAACGCGTCTTGCGTAACCTCATTGTTAATGCCGTCGAACACGCTGAAGGCACCACCGTTGATGTCACCGTTGATGCCACGGATACAGCTGTTGCTGTACGCGTTCGAGATCACGGCGTGGGGATGTCCCCGGAGACAACGTCACACGTCTTTGATCGTTTCTTCCGTGCAGACACCGCTCGGGCCCGAACAACCGGTGGAACGGGTCTTGGACTATCCATCGCGCTGGAAGATGTTGCGCTACATGGCGGTACTCTCACGGCGTGGGGAGAGCTAGGTAAGGGAGCAAGTTTTTTGATGACATTGCCGCGAATCTCCGGGGAACCGGTGACCTCGCAGCCGCTGATCCTGTGGGAGGAGGACGAGTGA
- a CDS encoding LpqB family beta-propeller domain-containing protein, whose amino-acid sequence MRSPHLQETTLSGLAKTFTKPRFLPRHRAGSRRRWSRIGIILPLWCALVVAGCSTLPESSAPRPFDVSVPDSDPIELSADGPTDGADPLALLQDFLLACAAGPNDDFATARLFLTSDSAQKWNPESEVLIYDTSSSLRLSQVSNPESDPLRQQIRLEVPALASVDADGVMTLATQTDIDRTFTLVKEAGQWRIQAPENSFLVSRSSFIASYELANLWFPSTSLDALVPDPRWYPARRLAGHLLSGLVAGPQASLNQSVSNAIPGGTTIPSQGVEVKDRIANVRLNAAVPNDQKTLQLIAWSVHETLIQAPSITGIRLTLSGETIETDDLPSGPRYLLDTGIALTQSGLGIVSGSSVAPLKAQVSPESGASLPAMSPVSSSLIAWKEDSTLVVARGHEDTWSSARAPISSQTQGLSIDRFGWTWALGSSSPEAGQSSIVCVNENGVVSDVNVDGDVNGKIRAIRVSPDGARALVIVDSDGVQSLWMAGVVRNENGTPRGLHQPNILFANSWNLIDASWSGSTGVVAGFNSTHDTGQSQSLLVDWNLGGFYQMLTLPAGTTSVSAGTSSASTIIRMSDGRMQYRAGALWQQLAQTVKDARYSG is encoded by the coding sequence GTGAGGAGCCCACACCTTCAAGAAACTACTCTCAGTGGCCTAGCCAAAACTTTCACGAAGCCTCGATTCCTTCCCCGGCATCGCGCAGGGTCACGGCGTCGATGGTCTCGCATCGGGATTATCCTTCCCCTGTGGTGTGCGCTTGTTGTCGCCGGTTGCTCAACGCTTCCGGAGTCATCGGCCCCTCGTCCCTTTGATGTCTCCGTTCCCGATTCTGACCCGATTGAACTGTCGGCTGACGGTCCAACCGATGGGGCAGATCCTCTGGCGCTGCTTCAGGATTTTCTCCTGGCGTGCGCAGCCGGACCGAATGATGATTTTGCAACGGCACGCCTCTTCCTGACATCGGATTCTGCTCAGAAATGGAATCCCGAATCCGAGGTGCTGATTTATGACACGTCCTCGTCTCTGCGACTCTCTCAGGTGTCAAACCCCGAGTCGGATCCTCTCAGGCAGCAGATACGGTTGGAAGTTCCCGCTCTGGCGAGCGTCGATGCAGACGGAGTGATGACCCTCGCGACGCAAACGGACATTGATCGAACATTCACTCTGGTCAAAGAGGCGGGGCAGTGGAGAATTCAGGCTCCTGAAAACTCTTTCCTTGTTTCTCGTTCCTCGTTCATCGCATCCTATGAACTCGCCAATCTGTGGTTCCCGTCGACGTCGCTTGACGCTCTGGTTCCAGATCCCAGGTGGTATCCCGCGCGTAGGCTCGCGGGACATTTGCTTTCTGGGCTTGTTGCAGGCCCTCAGGCTTCACTGAACCAATCGGTGAGCAACGCGATTCCCGGGGGAACAACGATCCCCTCCCAGGGAGTTGAGGTTAAGGACCGTATCGCGAATGTCAGACTCAATGCAGCCGTTCCGAACGATCAAAAAACCCTTCAGCTCATTGCGTGGTCAGTACATGAGACCCTCATTCAGGCGCCGTCAATCACGGGTATCCGGCTGACTCTTTCCGGTGAGACCATTGAGACGGATGACCTTCCCAGCGGGCCCCGATACCTCCTTGATACGGGAATTGCTCTGACTCAATCGGGACTTGGAATCGTGTCAGGAAGTTCTGTTGCCCCGCTCAAAGCACAGGTCTCTCCGGAGTCGGGGGCATCCCTTCCTGCGATGTCGCCCGTCTCGTCCTCGCTCATTGCCTGGAAGGAAGATTCCACCCTCGTTGTTGCGCGAGGCCATGAAGACACGTGGAGTAGTGCGCGAGCTCCCATTTCTTCCCAGACGCAGGGCTTGAGTATCGATCGTTTTGGATGGACCTGGGCGCTGGGCTCCTCATCGCCTGAGGCGGGCCAGTCATCAATTGTGTGCGTCAATGAAAACGGCGTGGTGTCCGATGTCAATGTTGATGGCGATGTCAATGGGAAGATTCGTGCAATTCGTGTGTCTCCCGACGGAGCGCGGGCTCTCGTGATCGTTGATTCGGATGGAGTTCAGAGCCTGTGGATGGCAGGGGTTGTCAGAAACGAGAACGGTACTCCTCGAGGCCTTCACCAGCCGAACATCCTCTTTGCGAATAGCTGGAATCTCATCGATGCTTCATGGTCGGGCAGCACCGGGGTTGTTGCCGGATTCAATTCCACACATGACACGGGACAGTCTCAATCTCTCCTTGTTGATTGGAATCTCGGTGGTTTCTACCAGATGCTGACACTTCCCGCGGGCACCACGTCTGTGAGTGCGGGGACGTCGAGCGCGTCGACGATCATTCGCATGTCCGATGGACGAATGCAGTACCGTGCGGGAGCTTTGTGGCAGCAACTTGCTCAGACAGTGAAAGACGCGCGTTATTCCGGGTAG
- a CDS encoding ComF family protein: MTDMFCAPTPGSFNGWRRNPVMIRRKIRHFLDLLLPVQCHGCGMWDQVLCPRCAAVWKPEKATWSTIETEMDMPDIPVASVGAYDSVLRRMIVAAKNSQYVEMTAIFMNAGQLLARCVCDAGWDPLCSRVYGRGNAVEAWVVPAPSSWKRRLTGWSITSPFAQGFARGLVRYGGYSRVRVVDCVRLTVGACSQSGKVGEQRRRGRRGAMVSKLQVPDGVDVFVADDVVTTGATVREIVRVLGRCHGVVSMARALSPGTTASGLPAPDHFVTNAVPDGNAMIA; this comes from the coding sequence ATGACTGATATGTTCTGTGCACCAACTCCCGGATCTTTTAACGGATGGCGGCGCAATCCGGTGATGATTCGCAGGAAGATACGCCATTTTCTTGATCTTCTGCTTCCCGTGCAATGCCACGGATGCGGTATGTGGGATCAGGTGCTGTGTCCCCGATGCGCCGCGGTGTGGAAGCCAGAAAAGGCAACGTGGTCAACTATTGAAACCGAGATGGATATGCCCGATATCCCCGTTGCCAGCGTCGGCGCCTATGACTCGGTTCTTCGGCGAATGATTGTTGCGGCGAAAAACTCTCAGTATGTCGAGATGACGGCGATCTTCATGAATGCCGGTCAGCTCCTCGCACGCTGCGTCTGTGACGCGGGGTGGGACCCTCTGTGTTCACGGGTTTACGGTCGGGGAAACGCGGTAGAAGCATGGGTGGTGCCGGCACCGTCGTCGTGGAAACGCAGGCTGACGGGGTGGTCGATTACTTCGCCCTTCGCCCAGGGTTTTGCTCGGGGGCTCGTGCGATATGGGGGATATTCACGAGTTCGGGTGGTCGATTGCGTCAGACTCACAGTGGGGGCGTGCTCCCAATCGGGGAAAGTTGGGGAGCAACGACGGCGTGGTCGGCGCGGTGCGATGGTGTCGAAACTTCAGGTGCCCGATGGAGTTGACGTTTTTGTTGCCGACGATGTGGTGACAACAGGAGCGACGGTTCGGGAAATTGTCCGTGTTCTTGGGCGTTGTCACGGTGTTGTGAGTATGGCTCGGGCGTTGTCTCCCGGTACGACGGCTTCTGGACTGCCCGCCCCTGACCACTTCGTGACGAATGCTGTCCCTGATGGCAACGCGATGATCGCATAA
- the hpf gene encoding ribosome hibernation-promoting factor, HPF/YfiA family has protein sequence MDITVVARNAEIHPNFRAYAEEKVAKVTQFYPRAQRIDVELTHERNPRQADTAERIELTVYGKGPIIRAEAESADRYAAVDIAAGKLFERLRRMRDRAKDHRRRYPRDFEPTDPEILENLQPEEESVETPEPRSLRSAEDLKVGEAREEQLGDSPIIVRQKVHEAQPMSVDEALDQMEMVGHPFFLFIDAETHQPCVVYHRHGWTYGVLRLNTTVEVDA, from the coding sequence ATGGATATCACTGTCGTCGCGCGTAATGCGGAAATCCACCCGAATTTCCGTGCGTATGCGGAAGAAAAGGTCGCGAAAGTTACCCAGTTCTATCCGCGCGCTCAGAGAATCGATGTTGAACTCACACACGAGCGCAACCCGCGCCAGGCTGACACCGCAGAGAGAATCGAACTCACTGTCTATGGCAAGGGCCCAATCATTCGCGCCGAAGCAGAGTCCGCAGATCGATACGCTGCCGTAGACATTGCCGCCGGAAAACTTTTTGAGCGGCTCCGCCGGATGCGTGACCGTGCGAAGGACCATCGTCGGCGTTACCCGCGTGACTTTGAGCCGACGGACCCGGAGATTCTTGAAAACCTACAACCGGAAGAAGAAAGCGTCGAGACCCCAGAGCCGCGGTCCCTGCGTTCCGCTGAGGATCTCAAGGTCGGAGAGGCTCGCGAAGAACAGCTCGGTGACTCACCGATTATCGTTCGACAGAAAGTCCATGAAGCGCAGCCGATGTCGGTTGATGAGGCCCTTGACCAAATGGAAATGGTCGGACACCCATTCTTCCTCTTCATCGATGCCGAAACCCATCAGCCCTGCGTTGTCTACCACCGACACGGGTGGACTTACGGCGTGTTGCGTCTGAACACGACTGTTGAGGTTGATGCCTGA
- the secA gene encoding preprotein translocase subunit SecA — protein sequence MSLIDKILRAGEGRTLKKLDRMASQVDALQEDFEALTDEELQAKTGEFKQRLEEGETLDDILVEAFATVREAAWRTLRQRPFHVQVMGGIALHQGNIAEMKTGEGKTLVATMPAYLRSLTGKGVHVVTVNDYLAKYQSDLMARVYNFLGVSCGCVLVGQNPVERRKQYAADITYGTNNEFGFDYLRDNMAQRVEDMVQREHNYVIVDEVDSILIDEARTPLIISGPASGDTNRWYVEFARIARLLKRDEDYEVDEKKRTVGILESGIDAVEDQLGVDNLYEAANTPLIGFLNNSIKAKELFHRDKDYIVDNGEVLIVDEHTGRVLPGRRYNEGMHQAIEAKEGVEIQAENQTLATITLQNYFRLYPEGSRAGMTGTAETEAAEFASTYKIGVIPIPTNREMIRVDQPDLVYPTEQGKLNAIVEDIAERHAQGQPVLVGTASVEKSELLSQMLKKERIPHQVLNAKQHAREAAVVAMAGRKGAVTVATNMAGRGTDIMLGGNSEFIAQANLAAQGLDPKENAEEYREAWPKALAEAEAAVEAEREEVRELGGLYVLGSERHESRRIDNQLRGRSGRQGDPGESRFYLSMEDDLMRLFNSSMAQRIMASGAYPEDMPLENKLVSRSIASAQRQVEARNFEIRKNVLKYDDVMTGQRELIYEERRKVLEGADLRDQMDAFMASLVTGIVDEKTAGLGVKEWDLDVLWDTLRGYYPPSVTADEVAQAHGGHDSLVRDDLVTELVGDIKSAYADAEDRLNENPLAAAQLGEEPMRSLERRVIIATVDRLWREHLYEMDYLKEGIGLRAMGQRDPLVEYKDEGAQMFQAMTERIREESVQTVFSFVKQFDRALETAEQQAEASSGNEDEAAAAEVEEAARATQEAQERAAQQRAAEEKRRQTVARARSVMGDLGQQRSDRRLSYSSPEGESRGGSGTSTGGGNRAQRRAAKKKGRGR from the coding sequence GTGTCACTCATCGACAAAATTCTCCGTGCGGGTGAAGGCCGCACGCTCAAGAAGCTTGATCGCATGGCCTCTCAGGTGGATGCACTTCAAGAAGACTTCGAGGCCCTCACAGACGAGGAACTCCAAGCCAAGACCGGAGAATTTAAGCAGCGGCTCGAAGAGGGAGAAACCCTCGACGACATTCTTGTTGAAGCATTTGCCACGGTGAGAGAAGCCGCGTGGCGAACGCTTCGCCAACGGCCTTTCCATGTCCAGGTCATGGGCGGTATTGCCCTGCATCAGGGCAACATCGCTGAGATGAAGACCGGTGAAGGAAAGACCCTCGTTGCCACAATGCCTGCCTACCTGCGGTCGCTGACCGGTAAGGGAGTCCATGTCGTTACGGTCAACGACTACCTGGCGAAGTACCAGTCGGATCTCATGGCACGCGTGTACAACTTCCTTGGCGTGTCCTGTGGCTGCGTCCTCGTTGGGCAGAACCCGGTTGAGCGTCGAAAGCAGTATGCCGCGGACATCACCTATGGGACGAACAACGAATTCGGCTTCGACTATCTGCGTGACAACATGGCACAGCGGGTCGAAGACATGGTCCAGCGCGAACATAATTACGTCATTGTTGACGAGGTCGACTCGATCCTCATTGATGAGGCCCGTACCCCTCTGATTATTTCCGGTCCGGCCTCCGGGGACACGAATCGCTGGTATGTCGAGTTTGCGCGCATCGCACGCCTGCTCAAGCGCGATGAGGATTACGAGGTTGATGAGAAGAAGCGGACCGTTGGAATCCTTGAATCCGGAATCGATGCGGTCGAGGACCAGCTTGGTGTTGACAACCTGTACGAGGCAGCGAACACTCCTCTCATCGGTTTCCTGAATAACTCAATCAAAGCTAAAGAGCTGTTCCACCGCGACAAGGACTACATTGTCGACAACGGGGAAGTGTTGATCGTTGACGAGCATACCGGTCGTGTCCTACCGGGACGTCGGTACAACGAGGGGATGCACCAGGCGATCGAAGCCAAAGAAGGCGTTGAAATTCAGGCGGAAAACCAGACGCTTGCAACCATCACATTGCAGAACTATTTCCGTCTTTACCCCGAGGGGTCACGAGCTGGAATGACCGGTACTGCGGAAACCGAGGCCGCAGAGTTCGCGTCGACGTACAAGATCGGTGTCATTCCGATTCCGACGAATCGCGAAATGATTCGTGTTGATCAGCCCGACCTCGTCTATCCGACGGAGCAAGGAAAACTCAACGCCATCGTTGAGGATATTGCCGAGCGTCACGCCCAAGGGCAGCCGGTGCTCGTTGGCACGGCATCCGTGGAAAAGTCCGAGCTGCTGTCGCAGATGCTCAAGAAAGAACGGATCCCCCACCAGGTCCTCAACGCCAAGCAGCACGCTCGTGAGGCGGCGGTCGTCGCAATGGCTGGGCGTAAGGGTGCGGTTACCGTGGCCACAAATATGGCTGGTCGTGGTACTGACATCATGCTCGGAGGAAACTCGGAGTTCATTGCTCAGGCGAATCTGGCTGCTCAAGGGCTTGATCCGAAGGAAAACGCTGAAGAATACCGCGAAGCGTGGCCGAAAGCTCTCGCCGAGGCCGAGGCCGCAGTTGAAGCTGAACGTGAAGAGGTTCGCGAGCTTGGAGGACTGTATGTTCTTGGCTCCGAGCGTCACGAATCTCGTCGTATCGATAACCAGCTTCGCGGTCGATCTGGACGTCAGGGTGATCCCGGTGAATCACGGTTCTACCTGTCGATGGAAGATGACCTCATGCGTCTCTTCAACTCGTCGATGGCGCAGCGAATCATGGCTTCGGGTGCATACCCGGAGGATATGCCTTTAGAAAATAAGTTGGTGTCGAGGTCGATTGCCTCGGCCCAACGCCAGGTTGAGGCGCGAAACTTTGAGATCCGCAAGAACGTCCTCAAGTACGACGATGTGATGACCGGTCAGCGTGAGCTCATTTATGAGGAGCGCCGCAAGGTCCTTGAAGGCGCGGATCTGCGCGACCAGATGGACGCGTTTATGGCAAGCCTCGTCACGGGGATTGTTGACGAGAAAACTGCCGGCCTCGGGGTCAAAGAATGGGATCTTGATGTCCTGTGGGACACTCTCCGCGGCTACTATCCGCCGTCGGTTACCGCCGATGAGGTGGCACAGGCACATGGCGGCCACGATTCCCTCGTGCGCGATGACCTGGTGACCGAGCTTGTTGGTGACATTAAGTCTGCCTACGCGGATGCTGAGGACCGTCTCAATGAGAATCCCTTGGCAGCTGCGCAGCTGGGTGAGGAACCCATGCGGTCGCTTGAACGCCGCGTCATCATTGCAACCGTTGATCGCCTGTGGCGTGAACACCTCTACGAGATGGACTATCTCAAGGAAGGAATCGGTCTGCGTGCGATGGGCCAGCGCGATCCGCTCGTCGAATATAAGGACGAGGGTGCGCAGATGTTCCAGGCGATGACGGAGCGTATTCGTGAAGAGTCCGTTCAGACTGTCTTCTCTTTCGTCAAGCAATTTGATCGGGCTTTGGAGACCGCGGAGCAGCAGGCAGAAGCGTCCTCGGGGAACGAGGACGAGGCGGCAGCAGCCGAAGTTGAGGAAGCCGCGCGTGCAACTCAGGAAGCGCAGGAGCGTGCAGCTCAGCAGCGCGCCGCCGAGGAGAAACGGCGTCAGACGGTGGCACGTGCCCGTTCCGTCATGGGTGACCTGGGCCAGCAGCGCTCTGATCGGAGGCTGAGCTATTCATCCCCCGAAGGGGAATCTCGTGGTGGTTCAGGGACTTCGACGGGTGGAGGAAATAGGGCGCAGCGTCGCGCGGCGAAGAAGAAAGGTCGCGGTCGTTAA
- a CDS encoding polysaccharide deacetylase family protein encodes MPDQAQVQKNHWFRNDDVPGVAGPDRELIGYGPTPPRIRWDNDAKVAINIVINYEEGSEKTFAMGDNVNDGMYELPFEVDDQRDLAKESMYEYGTRAGIWRMFRTFDRYNVPVTVFGAAVALERNPSVAAKINERGDEIVGHGYRWIDHYEYSREEEKELINLAMDSFQRTLGRQPEGWYCREMSVNTRELLVEDGRFLYDSDYYGDDLPFWTFVNGKPHLVVPYSLVVNDCRYIMGTGFAAPSDFVEVASRTLDQLLDDGDDCGRMMSIGIHPRITGNPARIHGLAEFIRYAQSKDDVVFMTRSAIAHKFIEQVPAPASPDDRLNR; translated from the coding sequence ATGCCAGACCAAGCTCAGGTTCAGAAAAACCACTGGTTCCGTAATGACGACGTCCCGGGCGTAGCAGGCCCAGATCGGGAACTCATCGGCTACGGGCCCACACCGCCGCGGATCCGATGGGACAACGACGCGAAAGTCGCGATCAACATCGTCATCAACTACGAAGAAGGCTCGGAGAAAACCTTCGCGATGGGTGACAACGTCAACGACGGGATGTACGAACTCCCCTTCGAGGTTGACGACCAACGTGACCTGGCCAAGGAGTCGATGTATGAATACGGAACACGCGCCGGGATTTGGCGGATGTTCCGCACCTTTGACCGCTACAACGTCCCCGTCACCGTGTTCGGCGCAGCCGTCGCCCTCGAACGTAACCCCTCTGTCGCCGCAAAAATCAACGAACGCGGGGATGAGATCGTTGGCCACGGCTACCGGTGGATCGACCACTACGAATACTCGCGTGAAGAAGAAAAAGAACTGATCAACCTGGCGATGGACTCATTCCAACGCACGTTGGGTCGCCAACCTGAAGGCTGGTATTGCCGTGAAATGTCTGTGAATACCCGCGAACTCCTGGTCGAGGACGGCCGCTTCCTCTACGACTCCGACTATTACGGTGATGACCTCCCGTTCTGGACTTTCGTCAACGGCAAACCACACCTCGTTGTCCCCTACTCACTGGTCGTTAACGACTGCCGGTACATCATGGGCACAGGATTCGCTGCACCCTCAGACTTCGTTGAGGTGGCTTCGCGAACGCTGGATCAATTACTCGACGACGGCGACGATTGCGGACGCATGATGTCCATTGGCATCCACCCGCGGATCACCGGAAATCCGGCGCGTATTCATGGACTGGCAGAGTTTATTCGCTACGCACAGTCAAAAGACGACGTCGTGTTCATGACGCGCTCGGCGATTGCTCACAAATTCATTGAGCAAGTTCCGGCGCCCGCTTCGCCAGACGACCGGCTGAACCGCTGA
- a CDS encoding asparaginase, which yields MSHTHIVAIGATGGTISMASLDRGGPATPSLQGEDLAAPLHQWLPDVTVRSTSLFSVGSPQLRIADVLAVARFASNAVRDGAHGVVIIQGTDTLEETAYLLDLIWDRPEPLVVTGAMRASDDAGAEGMGNLVAAVRVALDERTRNMGVLVVLNDEAHLASLVRKVDANALSAFKSLSWGPVARVVEGDVTVVYRPVVRHPALPYPQASPPRIPIVTAGLDDDGELMRLALHARPRGIVISAMGSGHVPVPLADAAEEMVNAGIPVVFASRTGGGTTTQNTYGYPGSEVDLLNRGLIGAGWLDGRKSRLLLHTLVSAGADRESIAAEFSRRGRG from the coding sequence ATGTCGCATACACACATCGTTGCAATTGGAGCCACGGGTGGAACCATTTCGATGGCTTCGCTCGACCGTGGAGGCCCCGCAACGCCATCGTTACAAGGGGAGGACCTCGCAGCCCCCTTGCACCAGTGGCTCCCCGACGTCACCGTCCGTTCAACCAGCCTCTTCTCTGTCGGCTCCCCCCAATTGCGGATCGCGGATGTCTTAGCCGTTGCGCGATTCGCCAGCAACGCAGTACGCGATGGCGCCCACGGAGTTGTCATCATTCAGGGCACCGACACTCTTGAAGAAACCGCCTACCTCCTCGACCTCATCTGGGACCGCCCCGAACCCTTGGTCGTCACCGGAGCCATGCGGGCCAGCGACGATGCCGGAGCCGAAGGCATGGGCAACCTCGTCGCTGCTGTGCGTGTTGCCCTGGATGAACGCACCCGAAATATGGGTGTCTTGGTTGTCCTCAATGACGAGGCTCACCTGGCGTCCCTGGTGCGTAAAGTCGATGCTAATGCGCTCAGTGCGTTTAAGTCCCTCAGTTGGGGGCCCGTTGCCCGCGTCGTCGAAGGCGACGTCACCGTGGTCTACCGGCCCGTCGTCCGTCATCCTGCACTGCCTTACCCTCAAGCCTCGCCGCCCAGAATCCCGATTGTGACCGCCGGACTAGACGACGACGGCGAACTCATGAGACTGGCGCTGCACGCGCGTCCTCGTGGCATTGTCATTTCAGCGATGGGTTCTGGGCATGTGCCGGTGCCCCTGGCTGACGCCGCCGAAGAAATGGTCAACGCTGGAATCCCCGTGGTGTTCGCATCACGCACCGGCGGTGGGACAACGACGCAGAACACGTACGGTTATCCCGGCTCCGAAGTTGACCTACTCAACCGTGGCCTCATTGGGGCGGGGTGGCTTGATGGCCGCAAGTCCCGACTTCTCCTGCACACCTTGGTGTCTGCGGGCGCGGACCGAGAGTCCATTGCCGCTGAGTTTTCTCGCCGAGGACGAGGCTGA